In Streptomyces sclerotialus, one genomic interval encodes:
- a CDS encoding glycoside hydrolase family 31 protein: MDGRDLVRSARTVRAVGAAQGWLSVRSALRRRRADAAGLPRRGAERARVPGAAVGAEPQPGGGVVRFARSSLRIRVTAGGAVFCGWDGAAPEPSYALVGTGPEADGRAELEPDTEGGWRVVSERVTVAVSRFGAVEIRTPGGVVLRRELPPRWWDVVPEAAPGDGGAPEGGPERAAGPGGGCAEEAGRITYGGESRWVQRSEVAADARFFGLGGRAGGPRLRAGTYRLWNTDPGGAFGPGDDPLSLTMPVQLVVADAGTHLVFHDNSWDGRVSLREGEEGRGSGHDRAGSCELRMDGGPLRYWVLTGTPARVLHGWASLTGAPALPPRWALGHQHARFGFGDAAEVRRVAAGYRARGVPLSALHLDIDHFDGHRVFTVDRTRFPDLPGLASELRQEGVRLVSIVDPGVKAEPGNAVYESGAAADAFVREAGGREVRGAVWPGEAVFPDFTDARVRKWWGGLYAERLAQGFAGVWHDMNEPSSFAAFGDPTLPRSARHALEGRGGDHREAHNVYGLAMARAGYEALCELRPEERPFLFSRSGWAGLQRYGGTWSGDVATGWSGLRASLSLVLGLGLCGVPYSGPDIGGYSGVPSAELYLRWFQLGAYLPLFRTHCAHDAGRREPWEFGDEVLEHARTAALERERLLPYVFTLGQLARLSGAPYVRPLWWNTPRDRALRDCEDAFLLGDALLVAPVLEEGARRRSVRLPRGRWYDTATGRAYDGPGTVVVDAPLSRIPVLARAGAVLPVAGADGEVELEAWAPSPGRKGGGIVVPDSGDAWEPPCVERMESQWVSGRVVVSRPDGEPVGYRVRVLGSGSEAAAGEDGSGTHGET, encoded by the coding sequence ATGGACGGGCGGGATCTGGTGCGGTCGGCACGGACGGTCAGGGCGGTGGGCGCCGCGCAGGGGTGGTTGTCGGTACGGTCGGCCCTGCGGCGTAGGCGGGCCGATGCGGCGGGGCTGCCGCGGCGGGGTGCGGAGCGGGCGCGGGTGCCCGGTGCGGCGGTGGGGGCGGAGCCGCAGCCGGGGGGCGGAGTGGTGCGGTTCGCGCGGTCCTCGCTGCGGATCAGGGTGACGGCGGGCGGCGCGGTGTTCTGCGGCTGGGACGGTGCGGCGCCGGAGCCGTCGTACGCGCTGGTGGGGACGGGCCCGGAGGCGGACGGCCGGGCGGAGCTGGAACCCGACACCGAGGGCGGCTGGCGTGTGGTGTCGGAGCGGGTGACGGTCGCGGTGTCGCGGTTCGGTGCGGTGGAGATCCGTACGCCGGGCGGGGTGGTGCTGCGCCGGGAGCTGCCGCCCAGGTGGTGGGACGTGGTGCCGGAGGCGGCCCCCGGAGACGGCGGCGCGCCGGAGGGCGGTCCCGAGAGGGCCGCGGGGCCCGGCGGTGGCTGTGCCGAGGAGGCGGGGCGGATCACGTACGGCGGTGAGTCGCGGTGGGTGCAGCGCTCCGAGGTGGCGGCGGACGCGCGGTTCTTCGGGCTGGGTGGCCGGGCCGGCGGGCCGAGGCTGCGGGCCGGCACGTACCGGTTGTGGAACACCGACCCCGGAGGCGCGTTCGGGCCGGGCGATGATCCGCTGTCGTTGACGATGCCGGTGCAGCTGGTCGTCGCGGACGCCGGTACGCATCTGGTGTTCCACGACAATTCCTGGGACGGGCGGGTCTCGCTCCGCGAGGGTGAGGAGGGCAGGGGCTCGGGGCACGACCGGGCCGGCTCGTGTGAGCTCCGGATGGACGGCGGTCCGCTGCGCTACTGGGTGCTGACGGGGACGCCTGCCCGGGTGCTGCACGGCTGGGCGTCGCTCACGGGGGCGCCCGCATTGCCGCCCCGCTGGGCTCTCGGGCACCAGCACGCCCGGTTCGGTTTCGGTGACGCGGCGGAGGTGCGGCGGGTGGCCGCCGGTTACCGTGCGCGCGGTGTGCCGCTGTCGGCGCTCCACCTGGACATCGATCACTTCGACGGCCACCGGGTGTTCACGGTGGACCGTACGCGTTTCCCCGATCTGCCGGGGCTCGCCTCCGAGCTGCGCCAGGAGGGAGTGCGGCTGGTGTCGATCGTGGATCCCGGGGTGAAGGCGGAGCCGGGGAACGCGGTGTACGAGAGCGGGGCGGCGGCCGACGCGTTCGTACGGGAGGCGGGCGGGCGCGAGGTACGGGGCGCGGTGTGGCCGGGCGAGGCGGTCTTTCCCGACTTCACGGACGCGCGGGTGCGCAAGTGGTGGGGCGGCCTGTACGCGGAGCGGCTGGCCCAGGGGTTCGCCGGGGTGTGGCACGACATGAACGAGCCGTCGTCCTTCGCCGCGTTCGGGGATCCGACGCTGCCCCGGTCGGCGCGGCACGCCCTGGAGGGCCGGGGCGGGGACCACCGGGAGGCGCACAACGTCTACGGGCTGGCGATGGCGCGTGCCGGCTATGAAGCGCTGTGCGAGCTGCGTCCTGAGGAGCGGCCTTTCCTCTTCTCGCGTTCCGGGTGGGCGGGGCTGCAGCGCTACGGAGGTACGTGGTCGGGGGACGTGGCAACCGGGTGGTCCGGGCTGCGGGCCTCCTTGTCGCTGGTACTGGGACTGGGGCTGTGCGGTGTCCCGTACAGCGGTCCCGACATCGGGGGCTATTCGGGAGTGCCGTCGGCCGAGCTGTATCTGCGGTGGTTCCAGTTGGGCGCTTACCTGCCGCTGTTCCGTACGCACTGCGCGCACGACGCGGGGCGCCGGGAGCCGTGGGAGTTCGGGGACGAGGTGCTGGAGCACGCCCGTACGGCGGCCCTCGAACGTGAGCGGCTGCTCCCGTACGTGTTCACGCTGGGGCAACTGGCCCGGCTCAGCGGTGCGCCCTACGTGCGCCCGCTGTGGTGGAACACGCCGCGTGACCGTGCGCTGCGCGACTGCGAGGACGCATTCCTGCTCGGCGACGCGCTGTTGGTGGCGCCGGTGCTGGAGGAGGGGGCGCGGCGGCGGTCCGTGCGGCTGCCGCGTGGGCGGTGGTACGACACCGCGACGGGCCGGGCGTACGACGGGCCCGGGACGGTGGTGGTCGACGCCCCTCTGTCGCGGATTCCGGTGCTGGCGCGGGCGGGTGCGGTGCTGCCGGTGGCGGGTGCGGACGGCGAAGTGGAGCTGGAGGCCTGGGCGCCTTCTCCGGGGCGCAAGGGCGGCGGAATCGTCGTACCGGATTCCGGGGACGCTTGGGAACCTCCGTGCGTTGAACGGATGGAGTCGCAGTGGGTGTCGGGGCGTGTGGTGGTGAGCCGGCCGGACGGGGAGCCGGTGGGCTATCGGGTACGTGTCCTGGGTAGCGGATCCGAGGCGGCGGCCGGAGAGGACGGGTCCGGCACACACGGGGAAACGTGA
- a CDS encoding methyltransferase, which yields MTAGAENGVGSESAEEGLAEASVVSAGGASRSASELADLVTPMAVRTAATLRLADRIAEGIRTVPALAGVTGSDPGALRQLLSHLVAAGLLRRADDAGPGYELTATGEELRDGHPGGLRRRLDTGTAIGRADLAFVELPHSVRTGAAAFPERYGKDFWADLRTDPARTADYDAQMAVDVASWAEAVLPVYDWAGLGRLVDVGGGNGTMLATLLTAHPELRGTVFDQPETARAARATLAAAGVADRGDAVGGDFFGELPSGAGGYLLCAVLHDWDDESAVAILRSCARAAGRTGKVLVVEKFGTGGEAVSTAMDLRVLVYFGARERGVTDLSTLAAQAGLEVSGVRPAGRLAVVELTVR from the coding sequence ATGACGGCCGGAGCGGAGAACGGGGTGGGGAGCGAGTCCGCGGAAGAAGGGCTCGCGGAGGCTTCGGTAGTGTCTGCCGGCGGCGCGTCCCGGAGCGCGTCGGAGCTGGCGGATCTGGTGACGCCGATGGCCGTTCGGACGGCGGCGACGCTGCGGCTCGCCGACCGTATCGCCGAGGGCATACGGACGGTGCCCGCACTCGCCGGCGTCACGGGCAGCGACCCCGGTGCGCTGCGGCAACTCCTGAGTCATCTCGTCGCGGCGGGACTGCTGCGGCGGGCCGACGACGCCGGGCCCGGGTACGAGCTCACCGCCACGGGCGAGGAGTTGCGGGACGGGCACCCTGGCGGGCTGCGCCGGAGGCTGGACACCGGAACCGCGATCGGACGGGCGGACCTCGCCTTCGTCGAACTGCCGCACTCCGTACGGACCGGCGCGGCGGCGTTCCCCGAGCGGTACGGGAAGGACTTCTGGGCCGACCTGCGGACGGATCCGGCACGGACGGCCGACTACGACGCTCAGATGGCGGTGGACGTGGCCTCCTGGGCGGAGGCCGTGCTGCCGGTGTATGACTGGGCCGGGCTCGGGCGTCTGGTGGACGTCGGCGGCGGCAACGGCACGATGCTCGCCACGCTGCTGACAGCCCATCCTGAGTTGCGGGGCACGGTGTTCGACCAGCCGGAGACGGCGCGGGCGGCGCGGGCCACGCTCGCGGCGGCGGGGGTGGCGGACCGTGGGGACGCGGTGGGCGGCGACTTCTTCGGGGAGTTGCCGTCCGGTGCGGGTGGCTATCTGCTGTGTGCGGTGCTGCACGACTGGGACGACGAGTCGGCGGTGGCGATCCTGCGGAGCTGCGCGCGGGCGGCGGGCCGGACGGGCAAGGTGCTGGTGGTGGAGAAGTTCGGTACGGGCGGCGAAGCGGTCAGCACGGCGATGGACCTCCGGGTGCTGGTGTACTTCGGTGCCCGCGAGCGCGGCGTCACGGACCTGTCGACGCTGGCGGCGCAGGCGGGGCTGGAGGTGAGCGGGGTCCGTCCGGCGGGGCGGCTGGCGGTCGTGGAGCTGACGGTCCGCTGA
- a CDS encoding M15 family metallopeptidase, translating into MPRLAAALRGLAVTAATLVSVAALPSGAEAQQPHGTPSTGPAAPAAPARGAKDPKAPEEFVALRDVDPTIRQEIRYYTPHNFMGVPVTGYEKPMCLLTRDAAKALHRAQRSFLKKGYTLKVYDCYRPQRAVNHFVEWAKDLDDQRMKGEFYPQVDKSTLFEDGYIAEKSGHSRGSTVDLTLAKLPALPTRPYVPGEPLRPCYGPKDQRFPDNSLDMGTGFDCFDTLAHTLDPRIQGEQRKNRLLLKEGLAKAGFVNYENEWWHYTFQPETFPDTYFDFPASRKSLAGRH; encoded by the coding sequence ATGCCAAGACTTGCTGCCGCGCTGCGCGGCCTCGCCGTCACCGCCGCCACCCTGGTCTCCGTCGCCGCGCTGCCCTCGGGGGCCGAGGCCCAGCAGCCGCACGGAACGCCGTCCACGGGACCGGCCGCACCGGCCGCACCGGCCAGGGGTGCCAAGGACCCGAAGGCGCCCGAGGAGTTCGTGGCGCTGCGGGACGTGGACCCGACGATCCGGCAGGAGATCCGGTACTACACGCCGCACAACTTCATGGGCGTGCCGGTCACCGGTTACGAGAAGCCGATGTGCCTGCTCACCCGGGACGCGGCGAAGGCGCTGCACCGGGCGCAGCGGTCCTTCCTCAAGAAGGGCTACACGCTGAAGGTCTACGACTGCTACCGGCCGCAGCGGGCGGTGAACCACTTCGTGGAGTGGGCCAAGGACCTGGACGACCAGCGCATGAAGGGCGAGTTCTATCCCCAGGTCGACAAGTCGACACTCTTCGAGGACGGGTACATCGCGGAGAAGTCCGGGCACAGCCGCGGCAGCACGGTGGACCTGACACTCGCGAAGCTGCCCGCCCTGCCCACCCGCCCGTACGTGCCCGGCGAGCCGCTGCGCCCCTGCTACGGCCCCAAGGACCAGCGGTTCCCCGACAACTCGCTCGACATGGGCACCGGCTTCGACTGCTTCGACACCCTGGCGCACACCCTCGATCCGCGCATCCAGGGGGAGCAGCGGAAGAACCGGCTGCTGCTCAAGGAGGGGCTGGCGAAGGCCGGCTTCGTGAACTACGAGAACGAGTGGTGGCACTACACCTTCCAGCCGGAGACGTTCCCCGACACCTACTTCGACTTCCCCGCCTCACGGAAGTCGCTCGCCGGGCGGCACTGA
- a CDS encoding Mpo1-like protein, whose protein sequence is MTTREFTTYEDFWPYYVAMHSKAATRWVHLTGTLTGLAVSAYGLIRRRRKLLLGLPLIGYGTAWPAHFLIEGNNPATFGHPAWSLRGDAQMIRMMLAGRDAELDEIARKWLAENAG, encoded by the coding sequence ATGACGACACGGGAATTCACCACGTACGAGGACTTCTGGCCGTACTACGTCGCGATGCACTCCAAGGCCGCGACCCGGTGGGTGCACCTGACGGGCACCCTCACCGGGCTCGCGGTCTCGGCGTACGGGCTGATACGGCGGCGCCGGAAGCTGCTGCTCGGGCTGCCGCTGATCGGATACGGGACGGCCTGGCCCGCGCACTTCCTCATCGAGGGCAACAACCCGGCCACCTTCGGGCATCCGGCCTGGTCGCTGCGTGGTGACGCGCAGATGATCCGCATGATGCTGGCGGGGCGGGACGCCGAGCTGGATGAGATCGCCCGCAAGTGGCTCGCGGAGAACGCCGGGTAA
- a CDS encoding ABC transporter permease — MHLTRTARTVLGVLMAAGLAVVHVPLLLVVLNSFNADRSFAWPPSGLTGEWWVRAVHSQGVRDALWTSLKAGLAATAIALVLGVLAAFAVHRHRFFGRQTVSFLVVLPIALPGIVTGIALNAAFRTVLDPLGIGFGLFTVIVGHTTFCVVIVFNNVAARLRRIAPSLAEASADLGARPAQTFRHVTLPALRSALFAGALLAFALSFDEIVVTTFTAGPGTETLPIWIYENLARPNQAPVINVVAALLIALSVIPVYVAQRLSSDSAGGRL, encoded by the coding sequence GTGCACCTGACCCGCACCGCCCGCACCGTGCTCGGTGTCCTCATGGCCGCAGGGCTGGCGGTCGTCCACGTCCCCCTGCTCCTGGTCGTCCTCAACTCCTTCAACGCCGACCGCTCTTTCGCCTGGCCGCCCAGCGGACTGACCGGCGAATGGTGGGTGCGAGCCGTACACAGCCAAGGCGTGCGGGACGCCCTGTGGACCTCGCTGAAGGCCGGCCTCGCCGCCACCGCCATCGCCCTCGTCCTGGGCGTACTGGCTGCCTTCGCCGTCCACCGGCACCGTTTCTTCGGCCGGCAGACGGTCTCTTTCCTGGTCGTGCTGCCGATCGCCCTGCCGGGCATCGTCACGGGCATCGCCCTCAACGCGGCGTTCCGCACGGTCCTGGACCCGCTCGGCATCGGCTTCGGGCTGTTCACCGTGATCGTCGGGCATACGACGTTCTGCGTCGTCATCGTCTTCAACAACGTCGCCGCCCGGCTGCGCCGTATCGCGCCCTCGCTCGCCGAGGCCTCCGCCGACCTGGGCGCCCGCCCCGCCCAGACCTTCCGGCATGTCACGCTGCCCGCGCTGCGATCGGCCCTCTTCGCGGGCGCCCTGCTGGCCTTCGCGCTCTCCTTCGACGAGATCGTGGTCACCACGTTCACCGCGGGCCCGGGAACGGAGACGCTGCCCATCTGGATCTACGAGAACCTGGCCCGCCCGAACCAGGCCCCGGTCATCAACGTCGTTGCCGCCCTGCTCATCGCCCTGTCGGTGATCCCGGTGTACGTGGCTCAGCGGCTCTCGTCGGACTCGGCGGGCGGCCGGCTGTGA
- a CDS encoding ABC transporter permease has translation MDPSLDGDQGLTGRQPVTSPKESTPKAASRPARPARPGRPGRFGRPGRPGRPARAGARLRLAALLTPPLLWLGLAYLGSLAVLLLSAFWTTDSFTSDVVHLWNTDNFRTVLTDPVYRTITLRTLGVAVAVTLIDALLAFPMAFFMARVASGRWRRALLVAVLTPLWAGYLVKAYAWRVMLGEHGLVNAVLAPLGLSGPGYGLPAVVLVLAYLWLPYMILPVFAALERLPTHHLEASADLGAGAWRTLRLVVLPAVRPALFAGSVFTFSLSLGDYLTVQIVGGRTQLLGNVIASQVTLDLPLAAALSAVPVVLIVCYLAAVRRAGALDSL, from the coding sequence ATGGACCCGAGCCTGGACGGAGATCAAGGGCTGACAGGGCGGCAGCCGGTGACCTCCCCGAAAGAAAGCACCCCCAAGGCAGCCTCCCGGCCCGCTCGGCCCGCTCGGCCCGGTCGGCCTGGTCGGTTCGGTCGGCCCGGTCGGCCCGGCCGGCCCGCTCGGGCCGGAGCGCGGCTGAGGCTGGCGGCGCTGCTCACGCCGCCCCTGCTGTGGCTGGGCCTCGCCTACCTCGGCTCGCTCGCCGTGCTGTTGCTTTCCGCCTTCTGGACCACCGACAGCTTCACCTCCGATGTCGTTCACCTCTGGAACACCGACAACTTCCGTACGGTCCTGACCGACCCGGTCTACCGCACGATCACCCTGCGCACTCTCGGCGTCGCCGTCGCCGTCACTCTCATCGACGCCCTCCTCGCCTTCCCCATGGCCTTCTTCATGGCGCGGGTCGCATCAGGGCGGTGGCGGCGCGCCCTGCTCGTGGCCGTGCTGACGCCCCTGTGGGCCGGCTACCTCGTCAAGGCGTACGCCTGGCGCGTCATGCTCGGCGAACACGGCCTGGTCAACGCGGTCCTCGCACCGCTCGGCCTGAGCGGCCCCGGCTACGGCCTGCCCGCCGTCGTCCTCGTACTCGCCTACCTCTGGCTTCCGTACATGATCCTCCCCGTCTTCGCGGCCCTGGAGCGGCTGCCCACCCACCACCTGGAGGCATCCGCCGACCTCGGTGCCGGCGCCTGGCGCACGCTGCGCCTCGTCGTCCTGCCCGCCGTACGTCCCGCCCTGTTCGCCGGCTCCGTCTTCACCTTCTCCCTCAGCCTCGGCGATTACCTCACCGTCCAGATCGTCGGCGGCCGCACTCAACTGCTGGGCAACGTCATCGCCTCACAGGTCACCCTCGACCTCCCGCTGGCAGCCGCGCTCTCCGCCGTACCGGTCGTCCTGATCGTCTGTTACCTGGCGGCCGTACGCCGCGCGGGAGCGCTGGACTCACTGTGA
- a CDS encoding ABC transporter substrate-binding protein, producing the protein MRNTNVWKAAAAATVLLLAAGCGSGGGGGGGGDAQGSGFRAPDVPMKKTLGKGEGQVNIIAWAGYAEDGSNDPKADWVHPFEKQTGCKVNTKIAGTSDEMVSLMKTGQYDTVSASGDATLRLIASGDAAPVNTKLVPNYKDIFAGLKKQPFNSVDGRMYGIPHGRGANLLMYRTDKVKPAPDSWRAVFEDAPKHTGKVTAYDSPIYIADAALYLMKTEPQLGIKNPYALDQKQLDAAVALLKKQHAHIGEYWSDYQKEVTAFKGGDSVVGTTWQVIANLAEAEKAPVKAVLPKEGATGWSDTWMVAAKAEHPNCAYKWLDWIVSPKVNAQVAEYFGEAPANAKACEETSDAQHCATYHADDESYYKRVHFWTTPVKQCLDGRTTVECTDYAQWTRAWTEIKG; encoded by the coding sequence ATGCGCAACACGAACGTGTGGAAGGCCGCGGCAGCGGCCACGGTCCTGCTGCTGGCCGCCGGGTGCGGCTCCGGCGGTGGTGGCGGAGGCGGCGGCGACGCCCAGGGCAGCGGCTTTCGCGCACCCGACGTCCCCATGAAGAAGACGCTCGGCAAGGGCGAGGGCCAGGTCAACATCATCGCCTGGGCGGGCTACGCCGAGGACGGCTCCAACGACCCGAAGGCCGACTGGGTCCACCCCTTCGAGAAGCAGACCGGCTGCAAGGTCAACACCAAGATCGCCGGGACCTCCGACGAGATGGTCTCGCTGATGAAGACCGGCCAGTACGACACGGTCTCCGCCTCCGGCGACGCCACCCTGCGCCTGATCGCCTCCGGCGACGCCGCGCCCGTCAACACGAAGCTGGTACCGAACTACAAGGACATCTTCGCCGGCCTGAAGAAGCAGCCGTTCAACTCCGTCGACGGACGGATGTACGGCATCCCGCACGGTCGCGGCGCCAACCTCCTGATGTACCGCACCGACAAGGTCAAGCCCGCGCCCGACTCCTGGCGAGCCGTCTTCGAGGACGCCCCGAAGCACACCGGCAAGGTCACCGCCTACGACTCACCCATCTACATCGCCGACGCCGCGCTGTACCTGATGAAGACGGAACCGCAACTCGGCATCAAGAACCCCTACGCGCTGGACCAGAAGCAGCTGGACGCCGCCGTCGCGCTCCTCAAGAAGCAGCACGCCCACATCGGCGAGTACTGGAGCGACTACCAGAAGGAAGTCACCGCGTTCAAGGGCGGCGACAGCGTCGTCGGCACCACCTGGCAGGTCATCGCCAACCTCGCCGAGGCCGAGAAGGCCCCGGTCAAGGCCGTACTGCCCAAGGAGGGGGCCACCGGCTGGTCGGACACCTGGATGGTCGCCGCCAAGGCCGAACACCCCAACTGCGCGTACAAGTGGCTCGACTGGATCGTCTCGCCCAAGGTGAACGCCCAGGTCGCCGAGTACTTCGGCGAGGCCCCCGCCAACGCGAAGGCCTGCGAGGAGACCTCCGACGCCCAGCACTGCGCCACCTACCACGCCGACGACGAGAGCTACTACAAGCGCGTCCACTTCTGGACCACGCCCGTGAAGCAGTGCCTGGACGGCCGGACGACCGTGGAGTGCACCGACTACGCCCAATGGACCCGAGCCTGGACGGAGATCAAGGGCTGA
- a CDS encoding ABC transporter ATP-binding protein, whose protein sequence is MADDNATPAAAVRLTALTKDFGTVRAVDHTELAIREGEFFSLLGPSGSGKSTLLRLIAGFEHPTSGRVELAGRDVTDLPPHRRDVHTVFQDYALFPHMTVEQNVGYALLVAGVRKDERRARAREALAAVRLDGFGDRRPGRLSGGQRQRVALARALVDRPELLLLDEPLGALDLKLRQQMQTELKQIQRTTGITFLLVTHDQEEALTMSDRVAVLDGGRIEQIGPPLEVYDHPATAFVAGFVGVTNLLRGAAAQRVTGRPGTYSIRPERIRLTPLEAAPGEAGTRDAVSNDVEAGYAGSRDADPGERSVTGRITDIAHAGPHTRFSVRLDEGGDRLTVLRLNTPGHPLPARPDSPVRLAWNQDDAYPVPS, encoded by the coding sequence ATGGCCGACGACAACGCGACGCCCGCAGCGGCGGTCCGCCTGACCGCCCTCACCAAGGACTTCGGTACCGTACGCGCCGTCGACCACACGGAACTCGCCATCCGCGAAGGCGAGTTCTTCTCCCTCCTCGGCCCGTCCGGATCGGGCAAGTCCACCCTCCTCCGCCTCATCGCCGGCTTCGAACACCCCACCTCTGGCCGCGTCGAACTCGCCGGCCGCGACGTCACCGACCTGCCGCCGCACCGCCGCGACGTGCACACCGTCTTCCAGGACTACGCCCTCTTCCCGCACATGACGGTCGAGCAGAACGTCGGTTACGCGCTCCTCGTCGCCGGCGTCCGCAAGGACGAACGCCGCGCCCGTGCCCGGGAAGCGCTCGCGGCCGTACGGCTCGACGGCTTCGGCGACCGGCGCCCCGGCCGGCTCTCCGGCGGTCAGCGGCAGCGCGTCGCCCTCGCCCGCGCCCTCGTCGACCGCCCCGAACTGCTGCTCCTGGACGAGCCGCTCGGTGCCCTGGACCTCAAGCTCCGCCAGCAGATGCAGACCGAGCTCAAGCAGATCCAGCGCACCACCGGCATCACGTTCCTGCTGGTCACCCACGACCAGGAGGAGGCGCTGACGATGAGCGACCGGGTCGCGGTCCTGGACGGCGGCCGCATCGAACAGATCGGCCCGCCGCTGGAGGTCTACGACCACCCGGCCACCGCCTTCGTCGCCGGCTTCGTCGGCGTGACGAACCTGCTGCGGGGCGCGGCGGCGCAACGCGTGACGGGCCGCCCGGGCACGTACAGCATCCGCCCGGAACGCATCCGCCTCACCCCGCTCGAAGCCGCCCCGGGCGAGGCGGGCACCCGTGACGCCGTCTCGAACGACGTCGAAGCGGGGTACGCGGGCTCCCGTGACGCCGACCCGGGGGAGCGGTCGGTCACCGGCCGGATCACCGACATCGCGCACGCCGGCCCGCACACCCGGTTCAGCGTGCGGCTCGACGAGGGCGGCGACCGCCTGACCGTGCTCCGCCTGAACACCCCCGGCCACCCACTCCCGGCCCGCCCCGACTCCCCGGTCCGCCTCGCCTGGAACCAGGACGACGCCTACCCCGTACCGAGCTGA